One genomic window of Argonema galeatum A003/A1 includes the following:
- a CDS encoding DUF4126 domain-containing protein, translated as MIELLAALSAAAAVGVGRIALPLLLIGLLQGNNLWSRVPILSLIHPQVVVGILTSWSLFELFASKKLLGQRILQIFHLLFSPIVGAIMGVAVAEATDAPGWLIILVSVVGGLLALVLQLVQVGWFFRLRGLPLWAVFAQDALCVVLVLLAFDAPRQGGLIAMLLLWLAIRSSGEWYSWYSKSQKSKVKSQK; from the coding sequence ATGATTGAACTCCTAGCCGCACTCTCTGCTGCTGCTGCGGTGGGAGTGGGGAGAATTGCCCTGCCCCTCCTGTTGATTGGCCTTTTGCAGGGGAATAATCTCTGGTCTCGCGTACCGATTCTATCTTTAATTCATCCACAGGTAGTGGTGGGAATCCTCACCAGCTGGTCGTTATTCGAGTTGTTTGCTTCCAAAAAGCTATTAGGGCAGCGCATACTGCAAATTTTCCATCTCTTGTTTAGCCCTATTGTGGGGGCGATTATGGGGGTTGCTGTTGCCGAGGCCACCGACGCTCCCGGTTGGTTAATTATATTAGTTAGTGTAGTGGGTGGGTTGTTGGCGCTTGTGCTGCAACTTGTCCAAGTCGGGTGGTTTTTTCGATTGCGGGGCTTACCCCTGTGGGCTGTTTTTGCCCAAGATGCCTTGTGTGTGGTACTGGTACTTTTAGCTTTTGATGCGCCCAGACAGGGAGGCTTAATTGCGATGCTCCTGCTGTGGTTAGCAATTCGCAGCTCTGGTGAATGGTATAGTTGGTATAGCAAAAGTCAAAAGTCAAAAGTCAAAAGTCAAAAGTGA